A single genomic interval of Gossypium raimondii isolate GPD5lz chromosome 11, ASM2569854v1, whole genome shotgun sequence harbors:
- the LOC105802127 gene encoding transcription factor bHLH137 isoform X2 → MATYSFQSHPFLLDSIFLPNTSTTKVSGLVEEGNIINPNCFPQFYQDSPVGSMLHQSSCLDHSSNEPSTVTKKQSTEDDSSTAVDKLESGEQVTQKKRTRNGTTSNSAQFKGAKEGKTKKQKKCNDGLKNEKKGCNSKADKKDQEKSTEQPPTGYIHVRARRGQATDSHSLAERVRREKISERMKTLQRLVPGCDKVTGKALMLDEIINYVQSLQNQVEFLSMKLASLSPTFYDFGVDLETLMIRPERVSSTETSPLPMPCPQQCNPIQTTIAPSHINYPLLDVSTALFLQQGLRPNLFSHSQTSFSG, encoded by the exons ATGGCGACCTATTCGTTTCAGTCTCATCCTTTTCTTCTTGACTCCATTTTCTTACCAAACACGTCCACTACCAAAGTGTCTGGTTTGGTGGAAGAAGGCAACATCATTAATCCCAATTGTTTCCCTCAATTTTACCAGGATTCACCTGTTGGGTCTATGCTCCATCAAAGTAGCTGTCTTGATCACAGTTCAAATGAGCCTTCCACCGTGACTAAAAAACAGAGCACCGAAGATGATTCCTCCACTGCGGTGGATAAGCTTGAAAGTGGTGAGCAAGTCACTCAGAAGAAAAGGACAAGGAATGGGACAACCTCGAATTCTGCACAATTTAAG GGTGCAAAAGAAGGGAAAACCAAGAAGCAAAAGAAGTGCAATGACggcttgaaaaatgaaaagaaagggTGTAACTCTAAAGCTGATAAGAAAGACCAAGAGAAATCAACCGAGCAGCCACCAACAGGTTACATTCATGTTAGAGCCAGGCGGGGTCAAGCCACCGACAGCCACAGTCTAGCAGAAAGG gtaagaagagagaaaataagtgAAAGGATGAAGACATTACAGCGACTTGTTCCAGGGTGTGACAAG GTGACTGGAAAGGCCCTTATGttggatgaaattatcaattatgtTCAGTCCCTACAAAACCAAGTTGAG ttTCTGTCAATGAAGCTTGCTTCTTTGAGCCCCACGTTCTATGACTTTGGAGTGGACCTGGAAACATTGATGATCAGACCAGAA agGGTGAGCAGTACTGAAACATCCCCACTTCCAATGCCATGTCCACAACAATGTAACCCCATTCAGACCACCATTGCCCCATCTCACATTAATTATCCTCTTCTGGATGTTTCAACTGCACTTTTTCTTCAACAGGGGCTAAGGCCCAATCTCTTTTCTCACTCTCAG ACATCTTTTTCAGGATAA
- the LOC105802127 gene encoding transcription factor bHLH137 isoform X1, whose translation MATYSFQSHPFLLDSIFLPNTSTTKVSGLVEEGNIINPNCFPQFYQDSPVGSMLHQSSCLDHSSNEPSTVTKKQSTEDDSSTAVDKLESGEQVTQKKRTRNGTTSNSAQFKGAKEGKTKKQKKCNDGLKNEKKGCNSKADKKDQEKSTEQPPTGYIHVRARRGQATDSHSLAERVRREKISERMKTLQRLVPGCDKVTGKALMLDEIINYVQSLQNQVEFLSMKLASLSPTFYDFGVDLETLMIRPERVSSTETSPLPMPCPQQCNPIQTTIAPSHINYPLLDVSTALFLQQGLRPNLFSHSQDNGSVLWDVEDQRQKIFNSSQLNDNLCFFH comes from the exons ATGGCGACCTATTCGTTTCAGTCTCATCCTTTTCTTCTTGACTCCATTTTCTTACCAAACACGTCCACTACCAAAGTGTCTGGTTTGGTGGAAGAAGGCAACATCATTAATCCCAATTGTTTCCCTCAATTTTACCAGGATTCACCTGTTGGGTCTATGCTCCATCAAAGTAGCTGTCTTGATCACAGTTCAAATGAGCCTTCCACCGTGACTAAAAAACAGAGCACCGAAGATGATTCCTCCACTGCGGTGGATAAGCTTGAAAGTGGTGAGCAAGTCACTCAGAAGAAAAGGACAAGGAATGGGACAACCTCGAATTCTGCACAATTTAAG GGTGCAAAAGAAGGGAAAACCAAGAAGCAAAAGAAGTGCAATGACggcttgaaaaatgaaaagaaagggTGTAACTCTAAAGCTGATAAGAAAGACCAAGAGAAATCAACCGAGCAGCCACCAACAGGTTACATTCATGTTAGAGCCAGGCGGGGTCAAGCCACCGACAGCCACAGTCTAGCAGAAAGG gtaagaagagagaaaataagtgAAAGGATGAAGACATTACAGCGACTTGTTCCAGGGTGTGACAAG GTGACTGGAAAGGCCCTTATGttggatgaaattatcaattatgtTCAGTCCCTACAAAACCAAGTTGAG ttTCTGTCAATGAAGCTTGCTTCTTTGAGCCCCACGTTCTATGACTTTGGAGTGGACCTGGAAACATTGATGATCAGACCAGAA agGGTGAGCAGTACTGAAACATCCCCACTTCCAATGCCATGTCCACAACAATGTAACCCCATTCAGACCACCATTGCCCCATCTCACATTAATTATCCTCTTCTGGATGTTTCAACTGCACTTTTTCTTCAACAGGGGCTAAGGCCCAATCTCTTTTCTCACTCTCAG GATAATGGAAGTGTATTGTGGGATGTGGAGGACCAAAGacaaaaaattttcaactcATCTCAGCTCAACGACAACTTATGTTTTTTCCATTAA